From the genome of Triticum aestivum cultivar Chinese Spring chromosome 3B, IWGSC CS RefSeq v2.1, whole genome shotgun sequence, one region includes:
- the LOC123071318 gene encoding uncharacterized protein: protein MSPLESYRIIDCRHGLVLFLAHRMMRRLVLWDPVAREQRRLFFPPELDNAQMFFFNGAVRRPARRQGWHFQVALIARDALCTRVSVWLYSSETAVWGNINSLQLQSIQSMPQPSTLVGNSFCWLFTVDHGCVILEFDLDRQSLAVTELPPHIDMEIDFHKLWIMPSQGGGLGFIHLSQHFHAQLWKRVPDSDGLAVWVPDRAVEFGELRSSCKGDFLTLVGFDEESNAILVLTASGVFMVYLQSTEFKKLSDPMSFCHHYPFACFYPAGTGIIDGHDGNEVLNNM from the exons ATGTCTCCCCTCGAGAGCTACCGCATCATCGACTGTCGCCACGGGCTCGTCCTTTTCCTCGCCCACAGGATGATGCGCCGCTTAGTTTTGTGGGACCCCGTCGCGCGCGAGCAGCGCCGGCTGTTCTTCCCGCCGGAGCTGGACAACGCCCAGATGTTCTTCTTCAACGGGGCGGTGCGTCGCCCTGCCCGCCGCCAAGGATGGCATTTCCAGGTGGCCCTGATAGCCCGTGACGCATTATGCACAAGAGTTTCGGTGTGGCTTTACTCATCAGAGACCGCAGTATGGGGCAACATCAACTCACTGCAGCTGCAATCGATTCAGTCTATGCCACAACCCAGCACTTTGGTTGGGAATTCCTTTTGCTGGTTATTTACCGTGGATCATGGCTGTGTCATACTTGAGTTTGATCTTGATAGGCAGAGCCTAGCTGTGACAGAGCTGCCACCACACATAGATATGGAAATCGACTTTCACAAGTTATGGATTATGCCCTCCCAGGGTGGTGGGCTTGGCTTCATCCATCTCTCACAACACTTCCACGCCCAATTATGGAAGAGAGTGCCTGATTCTGATGGTTTGGCTGTATGGGTGCCCGACAGAGCTGTTGAATTCGGGGAACTTAGATCATCTTGCAAAGGCGACTTCCTCACTTTGGTTGGGTTTGACGAGGAGAGTAATGCAATCCTTGTGCTGACAGCTTCTGGTGTCTTCATGGTCTATCTCCAGTCAACGGAGTTCAAGAAACTTTCTGATCCAATGTCCTTCTGTCACCATTATCCATTTGCATGTTTCTATCCTGCAG GTACTGGCATTATTGATGGACATGATGGAAATGAAGTCTTGAACAATATGTGA